One genomic window of Cricetulus griseus strain 17A/GY chromosome 3, alternate assembly CriGri-PICRH-1.0, whole genome shotgun sequence includes the following:
- the LOC100751050 gene encoding olfactory receptor 9I1 — protein MADNGSRVTEFILMGFQLQAELQLGLFFVFLAFYLITMGGNLGMILLIQSDPRLHTPMYYFLSHLSFLDICYSSVIVPQLLETLGTHKMVITYERCATQFFFFTLYASTECFLLAVMAYDRYVAVCNPLLYAMAMTPQTRLGLVAAAYSGAMVNTVVRTGCTFSISFCKSNKVDFFFCDLPPLLKLACSETKSREQVIFLLAFLVITTSISVILISYLFIIWAILKIRTAGAKAKTFSTCASHMIAVALFFGTLIFMYLKGNMGKSLWEDKIVSVFYTVVIPMLNPVIYSLRNKEVKEALKKTFKRMKISQGV, from the coding sequence ATGGCAGACAATGGCAGCAGGGTGACAGAATTTATTCTGATGGGGTTCCAGCTTCAGGCAGAGCTGCAACTAGGTCTCTTCTTCGTATTTCTAGCTTTTTATCTCATCACAATGGGAGGAAACTTGGGCATGATCCTGCTAATTCAGAGTGATCCTCggctccacacacccatgtactatTTCCTCAGCCATCTGTCCTTCCTGGATATCTGCTACTCATCTGTTATTGTGCCTCAGTTGCTGGAGACCTTGGGGACTCATAAGATGGTCATCACTTATGAGCGCTGTGCTACCCAGTTCTTCTTTTTCACCCTGTATGCTAGTACTGAGTGCTTCCTTTTGGCTGtaatggcctatgaccgctatgtggctgTATGTAATCCCCTCCTCTATGCCATGGCCATGACGCCACAGACTCGCCTGGGGCTGGTTGCTGCAGCATACTCTGGTGCAATGGTAAATACTGTGGTCCGGACTGGGTGtaccttttccatttccttttgtaAATCTAACAAGGTTGACTTCTTCTTTTGTGACCTCCCACCCCTGTTGAAGCTTGCCTGTAGTGAGACCAAGTCACGAGAACAGGTGATCTTCCTTTTGGCTTTCCTGGTTATCACAACTAGTATTTCAGTGATTCTTATATCGTACCTTTTCATTATCTGGGCTATTCTGAAGATTCGTACAGCAGGGGCCAAAGCCAAGACCTTCTCCACTTGTGCATCTCATATGATTGCAGTGGCTCTTTTTTTTGGAACACTCATATTCATGTACTTGAAAGGTAACATGGGTAAATCACTCTGGGAAGACAAGATTGTGTCTGTATTCTATACTGTTGTGATACCTATGCTGAACCCTGtgatctacagcctgaggaacaaggaGGTGAAGGAGGCTCTGAAGAAAACTTTCAAAAGAATGAAGATTTCCCAAGGAGTGTAA
- the LOC100765283 gene encoding olfactory receptor 9Q1, with product MAEVNLTLVTEFLLIAFTEHPERGLPLFHLFLFIYLFTLLGNSGMIVLIRMDRRLHTPMYFLLSHLSFMDICYSSVTVPQTMAVLLEHGATLAYARCVAQFFLFTFFGSIDCYLLALMAYDRYVAVCQPLLYVTIMTQKALLSFVAGAYVAGLLSALVRTISAFSLSFCGNNEIDFIFCDLPPLLKLTCGESYTQELVIIVFAIFVIPACMVVIVVSYLFIIVAILRIPSAGGRAKTFSTCASHLTAVSLFFGTLIFMYLRDNSGQASEKDRVVSVFYTTVIPMLNPLIYSLRNKEVKEALRNVLNRVKVS from the coding sequence ATGGCCGAGGTGAACCTCACTTTAGTGACGGAGTTCCTTCTCATAGCATTCACTGAACACCCAGAACGGGGCCTGCCTCTGTTCCACCTGTTCTTATTTATCTATCTCTTCACTTTACTGGGGAACTCAGGCATGATTGTTTTGATCCGCATGGATCGCCGGCTCCACACCCCCATGTACTtccttctaagccatctctctttcATGGACATCTGCTACTCCTCAGTCACTGTTCCTCAGACAATGGCCGTGTTGTTGGAGCATGGGGCCACTTTAGCCTATGCACGCTGCGTTGCTCAGTTTTTCCTGTTTACTTTCTTTGGCTCCATCGATTGCTACCTCTTGGCCCTCATGgcttatgaccgctatgtggctgTGTGCCAACCTCTGCTTTATGTCACCATCATGACACAGAAAGCCCTTCTAAGTTTTGTGGCTGGGGCTTATGTTGCCGGCCTCCTCAGTGCTTTGGTGCGGACAATCTCAGCATTCTCCCTCTCGTTTTGTGGAAACAATGAGATCGATTTCATATTCTGTGACCTTCCTCCTCTGTTAAAGCTGACCTGTGGTGAGAGTTACACACAGGAATTGGTGATCATTGTGTTTGCCATTTTTGTTATCCCTGCCTGTATGGTGGTAATTGTGGTTTCCTATCTGTTTATCATTGTGGCCATTCTGAGGATCCCTTCAGCAGGAGGCCGGGCCAAGACATTCTCAACCTGTGCCTCCCACCTCACCGCAGTGTCGCTCTTCTTTGGCACCCTCATCTTCATGTACCTGAGAGATAACTCGGGCCAGGCTTCAGAAAAGGATCGGGTAGTGTCTGTATTCTACACAACAGTAATTCCCATGTTGAATCCCctcatctacagcctgaggaacaaggaagtgaaggaagcactaaGGAACGTTCTTAACAGAGTCAAGGTTTCCTAA